A genomic region of Rhodococcus oxybenzonivorans contains the following coding sequences:
- a CDS encoding IS5 family transposase (programmed frameshift): MVDELSLRLVPDALWEIVESLIPPFVARPQGGGSAPADDRAVFTAIVYVLTSGCAWRHLPPSFGVTVPTAHRRFSAWVRDGVFEKLHREVLDRLGSADELDWTAAILDAASVRGEKGGSLTGPSPVDRGKKGSKIHVLSETNGIPLVVGVTGANAHDSTMLQPLVAAIPGVKSRRGPRRRKPGKLRADKGYDYDIHRRWLRERGIVPRIARRGIERNDRLGRYRWKIERTIAWLTDYRRMTIRYERHGEHFAGFLHLAAALTCFKKLPT, translated from the exons GTGGTAGATGAGTTGTCACTGAGGTTGGTTCCGGATGCGTTGTGGGAGATAGTCGAATCGTTGATTCCTCCTTTTGTCGCCCGGCCGCAGGGAGGTGGCAGTGCGCCGGCCGATGACCGGGCGGTGTTCACCGCGATCGTGTACGTGCTCACCAGCGGATGTGCGTGGCGGCACCTGCCGCCCTCGTTCGGGGTAACCGTGCCGACCGCGCATCGACGGTTCAGTGCCTGGGTGCGGGATGGGGTGTTCGAGAAACTCCATCGCGAGGTGCTCGATCGACTCGGTAGCGCGGACGAACTCGACTGGACGGCAGCGATCCTGGACGCGGCAAGCGTGCGGG GTGAAAAGGGGGGCTCACTGACGGGTCCCAGCCCGGTCGACCGCGGTAAGAAGGGATCGAAGATCCACGTCCTGTCCGAAACGAATGGAATCCCACTGGTCGTGGGCGTGACCGGGGCGAACGCCCACGACAGCACGATGCTGCAACCATTGGTGGCAGCGATTCCGGGCGTGAAGTCTCGGCGCGGACCGCGCCGACGCAAGCCAGGAAAGCTTCGCGCCGACAAGGGCTACGACTACGACATTCACCGACGGTGGCTGCGCGAACGAGGCATCGTCCCACGGATCGCCCGCCGCGGCATCGAGCGAAACGATCGCCTAGGCCGGTACCGATGGAAGATCGAACGCACCATCGCCTGGCTCACCGACTACCGGCGCATGACCATCCGCTACGAGCGCCACGGCGAACACTTCGCCGGCTTCCTTCACCTCGCCGCCGCACTCACCTGCTTCAAGAAGCTCCCCACATGA
- a CDS encoding integrase core domain-containing protein has product MPPGTPWNNGHIESFNNRLRKECLNRNHWTSLLEARVVIEDFKDDHISAQSLGYLTPAWGSLPLAGAYAAHCTHTHQPVHGCEID; this is encoded by the coding sequence ATTCCGCCGGGGACGCCGTGGAACAACGGGCACATCGAATCATTCAATAATCGTTTGCGGAAGGAATGCCTGAACCGGAACCACTGGACGAGCCTGCTCGAAGCTCGAGTGGTGATCGAGGACTTCAAGGACGACCACATATCGGCACAGTCGTTGGGCTACCTGACGCCGGCCTGGGGGTCCCTCCCGCTTGCGGGGGCGTACGCTGCCCACTGCACCCACACCCACCAACCGGTGCACGGGTGCGAGATCGACTGA
- a CDS encoding flavin reductase family protein, with translation MTITQQATEIGPADMRNVLGHFCSGVTVITAMSPAGPIGFTCQSFASLSLDPPLVSFGASRTSSSWPKVRRAQQFCINVLADGQDGVSNAFARSGTDKFAGVAWRPSLQGAPILDGVVAWVDCSLWAEYDGGDHTVVVASVTDLGEDKTLRPLLFHRGAYGLQTATTRQEEVS, from the coding sequence ATGACAATCACACAACAAGCAACCGAAATCGGTCCGGCAGACATGCGGAACGTGCTCGGGCATTTCTGCTCTGGTGTCACGGTGATCACCGCAATGAGTCCGGCCGGCCCGATCGGCTTTACCTGCCAATCCTTCGCCTCGCTGTCCCTCGATCCGCCGCTGGTCAGTTTCGGTGCATCCCGCACGTCGAGCAGCTGGCCGAAAGTCCGCCGCGCGCAGCAGTTTTGCATCAACGTGCTCGCCGACGGCCAGGACGGGGTATCGAACGCTTTCGCCCGCTCCGGCACCGACAAGTTCGCCGGCGTGGCATGGCGACCCAGTCTGCAGGGCGCTCCAATTCTCGACGGCGTCGTGGCATGGGTGGACTGTAGTCTGTGGGCCGAATACGACGGCGGCGATCACACCGTCGTCGTCGCATCGGTCACCGACCTCGGTGAGGACAAAACCCTACGTCCGCTGCTGTTCCACCGCGGCGCCTACGGACTGCAGACCGCCACCACCCGGCAGGAGGAGGTGTCGTGA
- a CDS encoding SDR family NAD(P)-dependent oxidoreductase has protein sequence MTAQLDFGGRVAIVTGAGKGMGRAHARMLASRGARVVVNDIVAADADMTVTEIGGDAIADHSDVALDATSVVDAAIGAFGQLDIIVNNAAIIRAGQFAEQDPDEWWRVFDVSLRGTVEVTRASWPHLVASGTGRVINVASSGMLANSGLSAYGAAKGAIWALGNILGAEGAEVGVQVSTLLPTAWTPMVESVQTDPDVVETMRTKLTPEQVAAFVAFLAHQDTTLTADTFNVGGDRVFRMALAGLPAVSPKAATPEGWAEVSAALARDSDQLTPYRTTLSLFVDKLVAANPGLAACFGAKLPTDLAV, from the coding sequence ATGACGGCACAGCTCGATTTCGGTGGCCGGGTGGCGATCGTCACCGGCGCCGGTAAGGGTATGGGACGGGCACATGCACGCATGCTGGCGTCTCGGGGCGCTCGTGTCGTCGTCAACGACATCGTGGCGGCGGACGCCGACATGACCGTCACGGAGATCGGCGGCGACGCGATCGCCGACCACAGCGACGTCGCGCTCGACGCGACGAGCGTCGTCGACGCGGCAATCGGCGCATTCGGCCAGCTCGACATCATCGTCAACAACGCGGCGATCATTCGCGCCGGCCAGTTCGCCGAGCAGGACCCCGACGAATGGTGGAGGGTGTTTGACGTAAGCCTGCGCGGCACCGTCGAAGTGACCCGCGCGAGTTGGCCTCATCTGGTCGCGTCGGGGACTGGTCGGGTGATCAACGTCGCGTCGAGCGGGATGCTTGCGAACTCCGGATTAAGCGCCTACGGGGCGGCGAAGGGTGCAATCTGGGCACTCGGCAACATCCTCGGCGCCGAGGGGGCAGAGGTTGGTGTGCAGGTCTCGACACTGCTGCCGACCGCATGGACGCCGATGGTCGAAAGCGTCCAGACGGATCCGGACGTCGTGGAGACGATGCGAACGAAGCTAACGCCGGAGCAGGTCGCGGCGTTCGTCGCCTTCCTTGCCCATCAGGACACCACCCTCACGGCCGACACCTTCAACGTGGGCGGCGACCGCGTATTCCGGATGGCACTCGCCGGCCTGCCTGCCGTGAGCCCGAAGGCGGCGACACCGGAGGGCTGGGCCGAGGTGTCGGCTGCGCTCGCTCGCGACAGCGACCAGCTCACCCCATACCGCACCACGCTCAGCCTGTTCGTGGACAAGCTAGTCGCGGCGAATCCCGGGCTCGCTGCGTGCTTCGGAGCGAAGCTCCCAACGGATCTGGCCGTCTGA
- a CDS encoding long-chain fatty acid--CoA ligase translates to MKSTMMDSPLTIARILEHGRQWHAAREVVTEIEHGPRRRASFAAVAARAARLANGLSALGVSGDQRVATYMWNNQEHLEAYLAVPAMGAVLHPVNIRLSPEQVAYTIDVAEDAVVIVDESLAPDLARLLPDLPTIRAVVVNGTVDRDLFARSGCEVVSYEALIADSGAERTWADVDERDAAILCFTTGTTGNPKGVAYSHRSIALQSLASATANALRIGAEDRILIAVPMFHATAWCYPYSGFWFGADMVMLDRFLKPESIVGAIEQERVTFANGVPTIWNDVLALLRAEPGHDLSSLRCIVVGGAAVPRSLMAAFDAEVGVPIFQGWGLTETSPLVAVARPPAGATPADADAARLSQGRVLAGVEIRIVDPDTLADLPADGNTIGELELRGPWVTGSYLKDDGTDKFHDGWLRTGDIGTLDPSGYVRLTDRTKDVIKSGGEWISSVALEEALLAHPGITEAAVIGVPDQHWGERPCALVVAASGESLEPEAIYAWLQERVPRWWIPEYWVRVGALPRTSVGKLDKKLLRSRHTVGELDVIVVGK, encoded by the coding sequence ATGAAGAGCACGATGATGGATTCGCCACTGACCATAGCCCGCATCCTGGAGCACGGGCGGCAGTGGCACGCGGCGCGCGAGGTCGTGACCGAGATCGAGCACGGACCGCGCCGGCGGGCCAGCTTCGCTGCTGTCGCCGCGCGCGCCGCCCGGCTGGCCAACGGGCTGTCAGCGCTCGGGGTCAGCGGCGACCAGCGTGTGGCCACCTACATGTGGAACAACCAGGAGCACCTTGAGGCATATCTCGCCGTTCCGGCGATGGGCGCGGTGCTGCACCCGGTGAACATCCGCCTGTCCCCCGAACAGGTCGCGTACACCATCGACGTCGCCGAGGACGCGGTGGTGATCGTCGACGAGTCGCTTGCGCCGGACCTGGCACGGCTGCTGCCCGACCTGCCGACCATTCGGGCTGTCGTCGTCAACGGCACGGTCGACCGCGACCTGTTCGCCCGCAGCGGCTGCGAGGTCGTGAGCTACGAGGCGTTGATCGCCGACAGCGGCGCGGAGCGGACCTGGGCCGATGTCGACGAGCGTGACGCGGCCATCCTCTGCTTCACGACCGGAACCACGGGCAATCCGAAGGGCGTCGCCTACAGCCATCGCTCGATCGCGTTGCAGTCACTGGCCTCGGCGACCGCGAACGCGCTGCGGATCGGTGCGGAGGATCGGATACTGATCGCGGTCCCGATGTTCCACGCCACCGCGTGGTGCTACCCATACAGCGGCTTTTGGTTCGGCGCGGACATGGTCATGCTGGACCGCTTCCTCAAGCCAGAGTCGATCGTGGGCGCGATCGAGCAGGAGCGGGTTACCTTCGCCAACGGCGTGCCGACGATCTGGAACGACGTACTGGCCCTGTTGCGGGCAGAGCCCGGGCACGATCTGTCGTCGCTGCGCTGCATCGTCGTTGGCGGCGCCGCGGTTCCGCGGTCCTTGATGGCGGCCTTCGACGCCGAGGTCGGTGTGCCGATCTTCCAGGGCTGGGGTCTGACCGAGACATCCCCGCTAGTGGCCGTGGCGCGGCCACCGGCGGGCGCGACTCCGGCCGACGCCGACGCCGCTCGTCTATCCCAGGGCCGCGTGCTCGCCGGTGTCGAAATTCGGATCGTCGATCCGGACACGCTCGCGGACCTGCCAGCCGACGGGAACACCATCGGCGAGCTGGAGCTACGCGGGCCGTGGGTAACCGGCTCGTACCTCAAAGACGACGGGACAGACAAGTTCCACGACGGCTGGCTGCGTACGGGCGACATCGGCACCCTCGACCCGTCCGGTTACGTTCGGTTGACCGATCGCACCAAGGACGTGATCAAGTCCGGCGGCGAGTGGATCTCGTCGGTCGCGCTCGAGGAAGCACTGCTCGCCCATCCGGGCATCACAGAGGCGGCCGTCATCGGCGTGCCGGATCAGCACTGGGGCGAGCGTCCCTGCGCGCTCGTGGTGGCCGCCTCCGGCGAGTCGCTGGAGCCGGAGGCGATTTACGCTTGGCTTCAGGAGCGGGTGCCGCGCTGGTGGATTCCCGAGTATTGGGTCCGCGTCGGTGCGTTGCCTCGGACGAGCGTCGGCAAGCTAGACAAGAAGCTGTTGCGCAGCCGCCATACGGTCGGCGAGCTGGACGTGATCGTGGTCGGCAAGTGA
- a CDS encoding integrase catalytic domain-containing protein, producing the protein MGDNKKVHRLWKEEGLQVRIHHPRTRSGASSCPQIEADAPHVVAVDFSFDSTIDGKAIRIASMIDEHTRQSLLKIVERSITAQRLTDEHGKAFALWGGLPLVLRMDNGP; encoded by the coding sequence GTGGGGGACAACAAGAAGGTCCACCGGCTGTGGAAGGAGGAAGGCCTTCAGGTTCGGATTCACCATCCACGCACACGGTCCGGTGCCAGCTCGTGCCCGCAGATCGAAGCCGACGCCCCGCATGTGGTGGCTGTGGATTTCTCGTTCGACTCCACCATCGACGGGAAAGCGATCAGGATCGCCTCGATGATCGACGAGCACACGAGGCAGTCGCTGCTGAAGATCGTCGAGCGATCGATCACCGCGCAGCGGTTGACCGACGAGCACGGCAAGGCATTCGCGTTGTGGGGCGGACTGCCGCTGGTGCTGCGGATGGACAACGGTCCGTAG
- a CDS encoding bifunctional 3,4-dihydroxy-2-butanone-4-phosphate synthase/GTP cyclohydrolase II, with protein sequence MTLSADKSIDELLGSQPSTRSVHEAVAAIAAGGMVVVIDDADRENEGDLIVPAATVTTEQAAFMVQHTTGILCAPMTGEHADALQLPQMVASNTDLHGTAFTVTVDHVDSGTGVSATDRARTLRALADPASRPEHFRRPGHIFPLRARDGGVLVRRGHTEAAVDLMTLAGHEPVAVIGEIVAPDGSMRRGEHLRQFAQQYGLPVLAIDDLVRYRRSTERLVTPVASSTMPTEFGNFRAVAYRSTLDGVEHLALVLGDMARASASEQGALVRVHSECLTGDALGSLRCDCGGQLKQATRLVAEEGCGAVVYLRGHEGRGIGLAHKIRAYALQDDGLDTIDANIAQGLPVDARSYGVGVQILRDLGIRRMRLITNNPAKYGGLAGHGIDILGRVALQGAENPHNAQYLRTKRERLGHDLGAPSQAAGQGQPFGSHEGEGWDDVFSRGNIQCF encoded by the coding sequence ATGACGCTCTCCGCAGATAAGTCCATCGACGAACTACTCGGGTCGCAGCCTTCCACGAGATCTGTGCACGAGGCCGTGGCCGCCATCGCCGCCGGCGGCATGGTCGTCGTCATCGACGACGCGGACCGCGAGAACGAAGGCGACCTCATCGTGCCCGCAGCCACCGTCACCACCGAGCAGGCAGCTTTCATGGTCCAGCACACCACCGGCATCCTGTGCGCGCCGATGACCGGTGAGCACGCTGACGCGCTACAGTTACCGCAGATGGTCGCCAGCAACACCGACCTCCACGGCACCGCGTTCACCGTCACCGTCGACCACGTCGACAGTGGCACGGGCGTGTCAGCCACCGACCGTGCCCGCACTCTGCGCGCCCTCGCCGATCCGGCCTCTCGTCCCGAACACTTCCGCCGGCCCGGCCATATTTTCCCGCTGCGTGCTCGCGATGGCGGCGTGCTGGTTCGCCGGGGGCATACCGAAGCGGCGGTCGATCTGATGACTCTAGCCGGCCACGAGCCCGTCGCCGTCATCGGCGAGATCGTTGCCCCGGACGGCTCCATGCGCCGCGGCGAACACCTCCGCCAGTTCGCGCAGCAGTACGGGCTGCCGGTTCTCGCGATTGACGATCTGGTCCGCTACCGACGTTCTACCGAGCGGCTCGTCACACCCGTTGCCAGCTCCACCATGCCCACGGAATTCGGCAACTTCCGCGCCGTGGCCTACCGATCCACTCTCGATGGCGTCGAACATCTCGCACTTGTACTCGGCGACATGGCACGCGCCAGCGCATCTGAGCAGGGGGCGCTGGTGCGCGTTCACAGTGAATGTTTGACCGGGGACGCCCTCGGCTCCTTGCGTTGCGACTGTGGCGGGCAGCTCAAGCAGGCGACGCGCCTCGTAGCCGAGGAGGGATGCGGTGCGGTGGTGTATCTGCGTGGCCATGAAGGACGTGGGATCGGACTCGCACACAAGATCCGCGCCTACGCCCTGCAGGACGACGGGCTCGACACCATCGACGCCAACATCGCGCAGGGGCTTCCCGTGGACGCGCGTAGTTATGGCGTCGGCGTCCAGATCCTGAGGGACCTCGGCATCCGCCGGATGCGTCTGATCACCAACAACCCGGCGAAATACGGCGGGCTTGCGGGTCACGGCATTGACATCCTCGGCCGGGTTGCTCTGCAGGGCGCAGAAAACCCGCACAACGCGCAGTATCTGCGGACCAAAAGAGAGCGCTTGGGTCACGACCTCGGCGCGCCAAGTCAAGCGGCCGGTCAAGGCCAGCCATTCGGTTCACACGAAGGGGAAGGTTGGGATGACGTATTCTCCCGCGGAAACATCCAGTGTTTCTGA
- a CDS encoding cytochrome P450, whose translation MTTHFSDIQPEAIREEAASYSLHDQSLAKSPWDPWRRFRAASELLRSDQDGGFWILSRYSQIREAAGHEETFCARHGRALPPHPEGLLPSDADGAVHREYRRIINPWMTASAMAYMEPEVTAFCAQRLDQLVSRTEFDIAKDYVSPAIVMSGMKWLDWPVEEYEKFGDWAHAMLIPSHGTVEEKLRAWSELSDWVAGDIERRRAQPREGVINAVIDAEVEGRPITDKEILQIVISLFLGAVETTGSTLNSAFHYLADHPEAREYLREDPEGRLPLAVEEFLRTAGSLAYTARTVTEDTTLDGCPLKRGDKVALLMSSASRDADVFDNPDEVVLDRKPNRHFAFGAGPHKCAGATFARMMLRIAIQEALAKLGDFRVADESAIGWEMAQVRVCTSMPIIHQRG comes from the coding sequence ATGACTACGCATTTTTCAGACATACAGCCGGAGGCGATTCGGGAGGAAGCCGCCTCCTACAGCCTTCACGACCAGAGTCTGGCCAAGAGCCCGTGGGATCCCTGGCGGCGCTTCCGCGCAGCGTCGGAGCTGCTGCGCAGTGATCAGGACGGCGGCTTCTGGATTCTCAGCCGCTACAGTCAGATCCGCGAGGCCGCCGGACACGAGGAGACCTTCTGCGCGCGCCACGGCCGGGCGCTACCACCGCATCCCGAAGGCCTGCTGCCGTCAGACGCTGATGGGGCGGTTCACCGAGAGTACCGGCGAATCATCAATCCATGGATGACCGCCTCCGCGATGGCCTACATGGAGCCCGAGGTCACGGCGTTCTGCGCGCAGCGGCTCGATCAGCTGGTCTCCAGGACGGAGTTCGACATCGCCAAGGACTACGTCTCGCCGGCGATCGTAATGAGCGGGATGAAGTGGCTTGACTGGCCCGTTGAGGAGTATGAGAAATTCGGCGACTGGGCGCATGCCATGCTGATTCCCAGCCACGGCACCGTGGAGGAGAAGCTGCGCGCCTGGAGCGAGCTGTCCGACTGGGTGGCCGGCGACATCGAGCGACGCCGCGCCCAACCACGTGAGGGTGTCATCAACGCGGTGATCGACGCCGAGGTTGAGGGACGCCCGATCACCGACAAGGAGATCCTTCAGATCGTGATCTCTCTGTTCCTCGGGGCAGTCGAGACGACCGGCTCGACGCTCAACTCCGCCTTCCATTACCTGGCGGACCATCCCGAGGCGCGCGAGTATCTGCGTGAGGACCCGGAGGGGCGCTTGCCACTTGCCGTTGAGGAATTCCTGCGCACCGCCGGGTCACTTGCCTACACGGCGCGCACGGTAACGGAGGACACGACGCTCGATGGCTGCCCGCTGAAGAGGGGCGACAAAGTTGCGTTGCTGATGAGCTCGGCCAGTCGCGACGCCGACGTGTTCGACAACCCGGACGAGGTGGTACTCGATCGTAAGCCGAACCGGCATTTCGCATTCGGTGCCGGACCGCACAAGTGCGCCGGCGCCACGTTCGCGCGCATGATGCTGCGGATCGCCATCCAGGAGGCCCTGGCGAAGCTGGGTGACTTCCGGGTCGCCGACGAGTCGGCGATCGGGTGGGAGATGGCCCAAGTGCGCGTGTGCACGAGTATGCCGATCATTCATCAGCGAGGCTGA